One genomic window of Myxocyprinus asiaticus isolate MX2 ecotype Aquarium Trade chromosome 5, UBuf_Myxa_2, whole genome shotgun sequence includes the following:
- the LOC127440515 gene encoding integumentary mucin A.1-like isoform X2, with protein MKFILLTALLCSIVWRNFVLAVDGPPPNCCNDVKKIKIPTANILDYYIQEKTLCPVRAVVFRTYKNKTICSDPEDNWAKKARKKLDEKVKPSKELRISVTTTTIKTPETETSTREVKRILTTTVPLTLTTINIPETETSTSKVKRVLTTTVPLTLTTINIPETETSTSKVKRVLTTTVPLTLTTIKTPETETSTSKVKRVLTTTVPPTVTTIKIPETETSTSKLKPVLSTTVVTTIKTPETETSTSKLKPVLSTTVPPKVTTIKTPGPDTEIWITAAQPTPVSTESIQSSLSTMTPRWTRETEWFSTTTLPPIETTRKKPGKDTETQLTTFTSTTKDTVTTSAVIITTTKHLPKIFYGLAELRYS; from the exons ATGAAGTTCATTCTTCTAACTGCTCTTCTTTGCTCTATAGTGTGGAGGAATTTTGTGTTAGCAG TGGATGGACCTCCACCAAACTGCTGTAATGATGTGAAGAAAATCAAAATTCCAACTGCAAACATTTTGGATTATTATATTCAAGAAAAAACATTATGTCCCGTCAGAGCTGTAGT GTTCCGCacctataaaaataaaactatttgttCAGATCCAGAGGATAACTGGGctaagaaagcaagaaagaaattGGATGAAAAAGTGAAACCTTCCAAAGAGCTCAGAATTTCAGTTACAACTACAACAATCAAAACACCAGAGACTGAGACCAGCACAAGAGAAGTGAAACGAATCTTAACTACAACTGTGCCACTAACATTGACAACAATCAATATACCAGAGACTGAGACCAGCACAAGTAAAGTGAAGCGAGTCTTAACTACAACTGTGCCACTAACATTGACAACAATCAATATACCAGAGACTGAGACCAGCACAAGTAAAGTGAAGCGAGTCTTAACTACAACTGTGCCACTAACATTGACAACAATCAAAACACCAGAGACCGAGACCAGCACAAGTAAAGTGAAGCGAGTCTTAACTACAACTGTGCCACCAACAGTAACAACAATCAAAATACCAGAGACTGAGACCAGCACAAGTAAATTGAAACCAGTTTTAAGTACAACTGTGGTAACAACAATCAAAACACCAGAGACTGAGACCAGCACAAGTAAATTGAAACCAGTTTTAAGTACAACTGTGCCACCAAAAGTGACAACAATCAAAACACCAGGACCAGACACAGAGATCTGGATAACGGCTGCCCAACCAACTCCAGTGTCCACAGAGAGCATACAATCTTCTTTGAGTACTATGACACCACGTTGGACACGTGAAACAGAGTGGTTCTCAACTACAACTTTGCCACCAATAGAGACAACAAGGAAAAAACCTGGAAAAGACACAGAGACACAACTGACAACTTTTACATCTACAACAAAGGACACAGTAACAACCTCTGCAGTAATCATCACAACCACAAAACACCTGCCAAAG ATTTTTTATGGCTTGGCTGAGCTGAGGTACTCGTAA
- the LOC127440515 gene encoding integumentary mucin A.1-like isoform X1: MKFILLTALLCSIVWRNFVLAVDGPPPNCCNDVKKIKIPTANILDYYIQEKTLCPVRAVVFRTYKNKTICSDPEDNWAKKARKKLDEKVKPSKELRISVTTTTIKTPETETSTREVKRILTTTVPLTLTTINIPETETSTSKVKRVLTTTVPLTLTTINIPETETSTSKVKRVLTTTVPLTLTTIKTPETETSTSKVKRVLTTTVPPTVTTIKIPETETSTSKLKPVLSTTVVTTIKTPETETSTSKLKPVLSTTVPPKVTTIKTPGPDTEIWITAAQPTPVSTESIQSSLSTMTPRWTRETEWFSTTTLPPIETTRKKPGKDTETQLTTFTSTTKDTVTTSAVIITTTKHLPKVMRRKKGKSRKLLRKIQMGKKH; encoded by the exons ATGAAGTTCATTCTTCTAACTGCTCTTCTTTGCTCTATAGTGTGGAGGAATTTTGTGTTAGCAG TGGATGGACCTCCACCAAACTGCTGTAATGATGTGAAGAAAATCAAAATTCCAACTGCAAACATTTTGGATTATTATATTCAAGAAAAAACATTATGTCCCGTCAGAGCTGTAGT GTTCCGCacctataaaaataaaactatttgttCAGATCCAGAGGATAACTGGGctaagaaagcaagaaagaaattGGATGAAAAAGTGAAACCTTCCAAAGAGCTCAGAATTTCAGTTACAACTACAACAATCAAAACACCAGAGACTGAGACCAGCACAAGAGAAGTGAAACGAATCTTAACTACAACTGTGCCACTAACATTGACAACAATCAATATACCAGAGACTGAGACCAGCACAAGTAAAGTGAAGCGAGTCTTAACTACAACTGTGCCACTAACATTGACAACAATCAATATACCAGAGACTGAGACCAGCACAAGTAAAGTGAAGCGAGTCTTAACTACAACTGTGCCACTAACATTGACAACAATCAAAACACCAGAGACCGAGACCAGCACAAGTAAAGTGAAGCGAGTCTTAACTACAACTGTGCCACCAACAGTAACAACAATCAAAATACCAGAGACTGAGACCAGCACAAGTAAATTGAAACCAGTTTTAAGTACAACTGTGGTAACAACAATCAAAACACCAGAGACTGAGACCAGCACAAGTAAATTGAAACCAGTTTTAAGTACAACTGTGCCACCAAAAGTGACAACAATCAAAACACCAGGACCAGACACAGAGATCTGGATAACGGCTGCCCAACCAACTCCAGTGTCCACAGAGAGCATACAATCTTCTTTGAGTACTATGACACCACGTTGGACACGTGAAACAGAGTGGTTCTCAACTACAACTTTGCCACCAATAGAGACAACAAGGAAAAAACCTGGAAAAGACACAGAGACACAACTGACAACTTTTACATCTACAACAAAGGACACAGTAACAACCTCTGCAGTAATCATCACAACCACAAAACACCTGCCAAAGGTAATGAGGAGAAAAAAAGGGAAAAGTAGGAAATTACTAAGAAAaattcagatgggaaaaaaacattga